cgcgagagagGGGCAGAGGAAGGGGACAGAGGAAGTCTCTGTCTGGTCAACTGGCGCCAGGATAGCGCTCTAATGATGTACAACCATCAACGGATTCTGTTTTCCCAGGTTCGTGCATCTCTTCTTTGGtcgttttctattttctaGCTTTCAAACTCTTCCTTTGGGGTCTTCTATGGCAAACCACTAACTCTTGGGAAAAAAGTCCAGGAAAAGTTGCGAATAAAGTCAGGGTCAgattaaaaaatttcaaactATGTACATAGCTTGGAACACTGTTGTGCTGGAAGTCAGTACTGCAAGCTTgttacattaaaaaaaaaaattaaataaaatcaaatacatGTAAGAAAATACTACTTAAATGCTTACAAGTGTTAGAGTACTTATCTTTGAGGaaaaagaatatacatatccactccctgaaaatgaaaatcagaATTCATCTTATCAATAAAAGGAACTGAAATCGCAATGCTAATTGCTTAAAATAAAGTCCCCATTTGTTTTGCTCCCACACatgcattacgtatacgtaccGATGCACTTCttgaaaaatgcataaaaaatacaGCTTGCATAAAAGTCTATTCATCACTTGATTTGTCCCTTTTCTTCTAACACTTTTCGAGCAATAATAATTACCACCCAAGTGCAATGAAAACCATCTCCTCCGCCAAAATATCGCTGTGCTGAACAATAACAACACCATCAAATTACTGGCAATGCAACTAGAGATCCTTGGCAGTTGAGATATTCTGCTCCTTTAGTTTTAGTTTCGCTGATTGCATTTCCACGTCaacgtggatgtggatatggtTGGTGCTGCGCTGTTGCATAAAGTGCAGTTGTTTATTGTAATTATGTATTATTGTGGCTAGGAGGCTGGATGTGCATAGTTGGTTATGTCGATGCACTagggaaaatatattataaatttaacatTGGATTGTTGGTTTGACATAAAGTTAATGTAttagaaaataaatgcatatgtatgtaattatcATATTCCTAATGTTTTGCTTATGATTCCATATCGTCTTTTAGGGACACAATTTGTAACTTTTCGGAGTTATCTTACCCTTTTTTTCAGTGTTCTTTCCTCGGCATCAGCAAGTTTGCTTAGTTTACGCTCTTGGTTTACTTTTTTGTGTGGCCCGGCATTGTTCTTAGCCAGCCAACGTCGCCGTCTGGCAGTTTCCTGTGCTGCATCTTGCAGTGGCAACTTCCTGATTTTCCCCGACCACGCCCCTTTGCCAGCACCGCCCGCTGTGCATTATATTTGCCGAAATGCAAAGTCTAAGGACTTTCGTCTGAGTGGATTTTTTTGCCTGGCAGCTCCTTCCACGgtttcatcatcatcatcgccagaAGCAGCAGTATGTATAAGCAGGAATGGCAGGTTCCTCTCTCCccgtttttttgttttctaatTCATGCAATTTTCACAAAGctaaatttctttttttggacCAGGCGTTACTTTTGTGCGGTGCTGCAAGTGGAAGATTTTCAGCGGTTGCTGGCTCATTGTTCTTTTCGTGGGGAGCTCGGAATAGACAGCCATGGGGCGGGAGGACCGGCTTGGGCTGGGGGCGAGTGAGTCAGATGGATCTGAAAATAGCCCAAGAATCCCCACACATGGACTCCCATTCGGCGGCCCTTTCCTCGAGAATAGAGAATTATGCTTCACTCCCCTCACTTCGCATCGGTTGAGGTATTTTTGTTgccggcttttgtttttttcgaagATATTGCTGGTTATAGTAAGCATTCAGTTCAGACAATTATAATCCATGTGTTGGTTTTTTGTAAATGGatgtttttattaatacaaATTCTCTAATACAGAGACGATTTTAAGGCATCCtcgaaaggaaaggaaaatgtAGGATCTGCTGCCTTCAATAATAACTGATTTTATTACACTAAGTTCACACAATGTTTTAAAGCTCTACCacacaatattttaattaagctCAACAgggttttaatttaaatattgtgtTCAAAAGTGTGCATAAAAAACCTTAGTCAAACAGGATTAAGAAAGTAAAGTACACATaagaattatatatattattattattattattatagttattatattatagttattatattatttatatatactaaTTATTTGTGTATTCAAGCTGAATTGACGTACACAGAGGGTATTTTGAATTCGGTTTTATGACATTAAGAACGTTGTTTTGGTTGTCGCCCTGTTGGCCACCTCTGCTCCCCAACCTCCTCCACTTATTTCTGCAACAATTCTGCAACATTCCTATTCTCTACTTGAATAAAAATGATCTTGCTTGTGTCTGCATCGTTCATGCCACTCTACCCCACCGTTAGAGGGTATTTTTGGACCAggttgttgttcttgtcgCCGATTCGCGTCTCTCCCGATGATAGCGAAATAATGAGCAGAGCCAGACATTTGGACAGACGGGTACGGGCAGACAGACGGAGACGGCGGCGGGAAGTCAGTCGCCGATCCTCGAAGAGAAAAAACAATGCACTGAGCAAATAATTGTGACTTTAAAATATGATATTTTAGTTAGTCTGAATACGAATCATGTTAATTAAGAAATTGTAAAGGCTGTGTAAGAATATCTTAGCCCTTGCTTATTAATTGCTACAAAAATGTAGCACTTTAGAAGATTTATTTCAGGTGTAGCCCTTGAGGAGTGTAGAGTGGAGACTTACAAGTGGAAAGGAAAACCGTGGGGAACAGTGGCAGCACTTTTAACGCTTGATTTTCCTGCGCCCGTTGTTGCAAGAACAGATGAAAAAAAtgctttcaatttatttttaagtacaAAAATAATGTTGCTACTTTCTAGTTATACCCGTtgctcgtagagtaaaagggtatactagattcgttgaaaagtatgtaacaggcagaaggaagcgtttccgaccattgaaagtatatatattcttgatcaggatcaatagccgagtcgatctggccatgtccgtctgtctgtccgtatgaacgtcgagatctcaggaactataaaagctagaaagttgagattaggcataaagactccagagacatagacgcagcgcaaatttgtagattcatgttgccacgcccactctaacgcccacaaaccgccaaaagtgccatgcccacaattttgaaaaatgttttgatattttgtaatatttttattagtcttataaatttttatcgatctgccaaaaaacttttggccacgcccactctaacgcccacaaaccgcccaaagctgccacgcccacacttttgaaaaatgtttttatattttttcatttttgtattagtcttgtaaatttctatcgatttgtcaaaaaactttttgccacgcccactctaacgcccacaaaccgcccaaagctgccacgcccacacttttgaaaaatgtttttatattttttcatttttgttttagtcttgtaaatttctatcgatttgtcaaaaaactttttgccacgcccactctaacgcccacaaaccaccaaaaactgtcagtgtggaagactctccttcgtacttccaccagctgagtaacgggtatcagatagtcgggagactcgactatagcattctctcttgtttttgttttccattctGCTTTTTCTCCGCCCTGCCCGCGGACAACAACACAATGAGCggtaaaaataaaaggcacGCCTGTCGCCGCGTCGGAGTCTCAGCCCCCTTCTATATTCCCGGCCGATGCAGGGACATATATCGTCTATATAGACGGGGCCCGAGTGCGCGAAATGTGTGAAATATTGGAGACAAACGGGCAGTTTTTATGTTAGTTGCGAAAAAAATCGCATTTAGTTCAGTGCGGCGCAGGTTGGCGGCTAGATCGGATCGGTGAAAGCTATATGGCCATATGGCATGGTATCGGGAACTACGTGGATAAGCGTGCTATCTCAACAGTGTAACCGAAACTCACCAGCAAGtgatttcaatttttttcactttttttgaaACATTCAAGTACGACAAACCGACAAACCAATAAATCTATATCAATACACCGTCAATAATTGTTCAAGAGAGAGATGCAGTGCGTGAGAAAGAGGGAGAGAGAAAGTGCAATGTGAAAGGGAGTGAGCAATCGCAAATACTTGGTTGTCATGTGCGAAATTCCTCGATTAGTGTGCTCGATATATTCGGCGTGACACGGGCTCGAAAGTCGTGCGTGAGATAGTCAACTCGTGTTGTGGTCGGGGGGTATTTCGAGGGGCGTTTCCACTACTTTCGGCGCTGGGAAAAACTTTCCTGGGCCGAAATTCTTCGAGCTTACGTCTGCTCAATGTCAAATTGAGCGTTCAACCTTCTGGTATGTACGAATGCGAGTCTTCTCGCTTATCTGGCAAATGCCAATGCTCgctttttggtgtttttgttttttatatcgATAACAGCCGGCTTTTCTCGATTACTCGCGAATTCTTGGGTTTTCCCCCATAACCCCCCCGTGGCGAACTGCTCGATATgctgcaaattgaaaataaaagccttcgattttgtttttgacGGCACCGAAATAAACTCAAGAATGTGGcgttttgtttaaaaataaactggAATGTGTTTGAATTAGATGAAAATACTTATGCTCAGaagtttttcttgttttttacgCTTATtgatatgtttatttatattgctTTTGTCGCTTaatagttttttgtttggtaaTTCCCCTTTTAAATGGAGTCAATACACAGAATTTGCAATCACTTCTTGAAGGTCACACTATTTGAATCATACTTTTAATCGCAAAGCTTAgaaacttaaatatttgtatcGTAATAAATAGATagtagaaatttacatttaatttattggcATATTGCAAATGACTGCAACGTTGAAAAGATTTATTTTCACGATGGAGacactttatttttactgCCACATTCCAACGACAGAGTTTACTTTGTATGGTAATTTCTTTTCATAAAGTCCCGCACTCATACCTTTCATTCCCAGCACATTCAGTGCAGCTGGTGCCACAAAAAAAGGTCCAAATAAACTCGGTCTCAAAATGATCTTGACTCACGCGAGACTTTTGTTTGCGATCTGCAGTTGGAAGGCAGAAAGCACTTGTCAGCACTTTATGACCACATTTCTGGgcccgtttttgttttgcattctGCATATCGGATTTGGTCCTCTttattttgctgttttttttattaattatgacTCCGAGTCGGAGATCGCGTTTTTATGGCAAACATAAATTTCGTCTTAAGGTCGGGACCCTAGCGAAGTGAGGGGCGGAAAATGAAGAggcaatcaaataaattgcTGCGGCTCTTGAGCTCTTGGGCTCCAAAAAGGGGAAACAGTAGCGATCCCCGTCCCGCCgtctctgtctgtctgtctgggTAACAAAAACAGATCAAACACAAACACTACAGCAAAGGTTGTTGGTTGTTAATGATTAtggtcgtggtcgtggtcgtggtcgtgATTATGAGGAGGATATGGCAGGATGATGACGATCGCCTCCGACACTTGAAAGGAATTTCAATAAAGCGAATAAAAATAAGCGAACAACAGACGAACaacagaatcagaatcagacgcagatgatgaggatgaggctgaagttgttgatgttgatgaGGATGATTCGTCTCCTCAATGCGATCCATCTTAATGCTTTCGTTGTTTTGTGGCAACTATGTTGTTGCACTatcaaaaacatataaaaaggTATAGTTAACCTAAAGGTTTACTGACGGATGAGTTAATAAAACTTTTCTGAATAGATGTtagaaaatgaattaaatattaacttTATTACTTAATATCacttaaaaaacaagagagaacgctatagtcgagttccccgactatctgatacccgttactcagctagtggaagggagaaggagagtcttaaacacaatttttggcggtttgtaggcgttatagtgggcgtggcagaaagttttttggcaaatcgatagatatttacaagaccaatacaaaaatgaaaaaatttcaaaacatttttcaaaagtgtgggcgtggcagttttgggcggtttgtgggcgttagagtgggcgtggcaacatgaatcgacaaacttgcgctgcttctatctatctggagtctgtatgcttaatctgtatgctttctagcttttgtagttcctgagatctcgacgttcatacggacggacagacggacggacagacggacatggccagatcgactcggctattgatcctgatcaaaaatatatatactttatatggtcggaaacacttccttctgccggttacatacttttcaacgaatctagtatacccttttactctacgagtaacgggtatattTAGAGTAAGAAGGTTATTCATAAAACGTGAAACTGTTACAGTTCTTATCTGGAACTTACATTGttcatttactttacttttttcTGACCaaattttgcttttataaGTGGAGGAAAACGAACAGGATTTCCACCCTCCCATTCTTTGTGTTGCTGTTGATCTGCTTTAAATATAGAagtcgacgacgacgacgacgacgatgaagatgatgatgataataaAAACGAAGTCGCAAATAAGTGCAACATAAATTTCTGcaaaatattacgcatacgcaacgtggaacaacaacaatgccgcAGCATCtgaacatacatacatacatatattattgttGCTCGTGCTGCAGTTCTTGGGGTTATTTATGCCCACAGGGCGATGCTCAGACACTGTCTCCTCTTCTTTTTTCCCCCCTTTCACCGATTCGCCCCGCCCATGAGTCACTATGTATTTTCGTCGGGGGTTCGGGAGGAATCATTGTGGGACGGTGGATACTTTGCAACAGACTCTGGGACAGACtggcacaaaacaaaagcaaatgcagCTAGTAAACGCGAcaagaaggaaaaaaataacaaaacacaaGAGCCAAGTGGGCGACCACACAGCATAAGCACACTGCAAGAAAAGCGGTGTACGCTTAGGTCACAGCGGTTAATAAATGCTTTAagattggaaaatatttttaaatgaggGAATTCTTTATTAAATGCAATATACATCAGTTCAGAAAGGATTTAATAGGTTGGATACACATACATAGATAGTGTTTACTTGTGGCTGAAAGTATCATAAACTTTATCTTTTAACGATTTTAAAGAGAATTTTATATAAACGATAATTACACAATCTAATAATAAGTTATGTAATATACCTTTTCGTACTAGTAAGGATTATTTAGTTTAAGATCAGTGTGCTGAACTAAAGATTATattaagtaaatataatattttatatagtatattactatatattttttataaattatatataaggTGGAATTAATTCGTAGCGTTTTACGATAGATGACGCTAGCCAACTATTTAtagtcacacacacaaaattaaatactCTGCTGAAAGCTACTTACATAGCGCATCCTTATCAGTATTTGACATTTCCTTTTTGTGTTCATATCAATTTTTGTGCAGTATCAAACATGTCGATGCTTGTGGCTGAAAAATCGTTTTTGCGGGGAGACCTACCTTATTATTTTAACGTTGCTCGATGAAGACCCGTGCCAAACACTTCTggagtttgtgtgtgtgactaTAATAGTTGGCTAGCGTCACCTTTCGTAAAACGCTACGAATTAGTTCCAACACCCAGTAtaagaatattattattatttatttttcatatattatataatatgaACATAAAGTAGGTTAGACAAAAAAATTAGTAAGAAACTTAATTCAAATGTGATGTACCGTGAAAATGTAAACTAGTTTTTGGTATATTCTTTTTACTGtatattctatttattttctatttacttTATTAAATGTATGTATCTAACATATCAATATTTCGTATTCAAGTTATGTTAAAAATCAATTGTTTCCTCTCTTGCAGCTATAATCTCAGCACATTGATCGGGTACTTGCACTTGCAATTGACCATGCGATTTGGGGCATTTCCGGACGAAAGCACGGTGTAAACAATCCGATCGCCGGCGGCGGACGACGCTGTGGCCCCCACGCATGCAGCCAGTGGCGCCGCGGGGGCCCGCTGCACATTGTGGTGGTGCACAGTGGTTCTGGTTGCGATCAGCCTGACGACGCTCCTCCGGCCGGGCTCAGTTTCAGCCTCAGCCCTCGCGGTGCCAATGCCGGGATCCAGTCACACCTTGCAGCAGGGTCACCAGGGATCCGCCACCCCGCCAAGGTGGTCGGTCATTGAGATACTTAGTCGAACTAAGCCCGGTAAGCGGGCGAGTAGAACCGGTGGCAAGTGTCTGAGATGCCAGAGCAGCGATTCGAACAGCAGTTCAATATCGAATGCAACTGGAAGCGGCGGCGAAAGTGAGACCTCTGTGGCAAGTGCGCAGGCGCAGAGCGCTGTATATAGTGGTAGTGCAATTTTGTGCAGTGTAAATAGTGCAAATAATACGCGtaagttaaatttaattctGAGCAAGTCGCATCAAAAGCGAGGGGAGCGATTCGCTGTTGGCACaaatttgcaaaataaattaccaGCATCGAGTGCGGATTGCCACTTAAGTCCAAGTGCCGAGACAAATATTCGTACCACAACCACAGCCGATCCACCGCGATCCCCGTCCTGTCCGCCGTGTCCATATAGTCATCTTCATCTTCCTCGTCattggcatcggcatcggcacCGCCATCGTCCTCGTCATAGACAGCAGCATCATCGTCATTATCATCATCGtggttgtcgttgtcgttgtcgttgtcgcgACGCGTCGCAGTCTGCATCCGCATCGCCCGCGTCTATGCTCTTGCCATATCAAATTAATCAACGTGCTACATTGTTGCAGCActctgcaacagcaacaacaacagcaacaacggcaactATATCAACTACATTGCCACATGTGCCcggggcagcagcaacaaaaaacgTATCTCTGCGTGCCGTGCCTCGTATTTTTAAACGCAAACGTGATACGGTCCAAACAGCGACCACTGCATCACCTTTGACCCCGCAGCAACATccaacagtcgcagcagctACATCCACAACAACCACGCGGATATCGCGACTCGAATTCATACTTTACACGGAAGTCTACCAAGTCGAGGAGGATTCGGTTTCCCCCAGCGATTTTAGTCCGCAATCCAACGTGGGGAGTGACGATCCCTTCTGGCAAAACTACGGTAAGTGattaataaacaatataaataaaatttgttcaATCATTACAATTTGAAGGgaattacatttaatatatgtacatgcatatataccttatatacTTCACATACAGGGTCCGCCAcgtaacttttttttttttaaatgcaataaaacaaaaacggtTTATCCGAtcatcaaatttattttttcatattaaaGTACAATCCTTCCGGTTACTTATGGAATACAAGTTCGTTCAAATGGCTGCCTCGGCTGGCCTTGCAGTACGCCTTGGCCGAAGACCCGGAATTTTACCAAAAAATCATCTTTTCCGACGAAGCTCATTTCCATCTTGGCGGCTTCTCCCCCAAGAGAAGCCAATGCATCCTCAGAAAGTTACTGTTTGGTGCGGATTTTGGGCCGGCGGCATCATTGGCCCATTTTTCTTCGAAAATGCGGCAGGAGCCGCCGTTACGGTCAATGGCAAACGCTACCGCGCCATGTTAACGGATTGGTTCTTCCCGGAAATCGAAGAGGAGGACTTGGACAACATTTGGTTCCAGCAAGCCGGCGCTCCGTGCCACACAGCCAACGTTACGATTAATCTTGTGCGCACTGCTTTCGGAGACCGAAATTCTAATGTCGCTTGGCCGCCTCGGAGCTGTGATTTGACACCGTTGGATTATTATTTGTGGGGCGCCGTCAAAGACAAGTGTTATGTGGACAAGCCAGCGACAATTCAAGCTTTGAAGGACAACAGTCTCGTCGCCGTTGCCGAAATACGGCCGCAAACAATCGGAAATGTCCTCAAAAATTGGGTCGGCCAGCCGAGGCAGCCATTtcactatgggaaatttgaacCCTTTTTCTGtccaaaacccattttctgaaagtcggaatattacaataatatttagtgtacgcattcataattgaccaaTCTTTAGTGCTGTGTActagaaattttaatagatggcgccacaacaaagaaatcagctgttaaaaacagctgttgcgcgtacacaaaacaacaatctgcaacattaattttttctttcgttacaaaagttctattatctttggaaccaaagcgttaatttccattctgtaaaaagtattttagtCAGTGGGCCTTCTATTAGGCGTTTGCAACattcaatagaaaaaaaaaaccagtgTTGTCccagtaatttagtaaaaatcttagttgctttacaaaagtattttttttttttaatgcctaactttgaatagagatttaaagtgattgcagcagattgcatcaataaaatatacctcatgttgtagcttatttaattcttgttcAGAGAATTTTGgagaatttata
This portion of the Drosophila santomea strain STO CAGO 1482 chromosome 3L, Prin_Dsan_1.1, whole genome shotgun sequence genome encodes:
- the LOC120447881 gene encoding uncharacterized protein LOC120447881: MPGSSHTLQQGHQGSATPPRWSVIEILSRTKPGKRASRTGGKCLRCQSSDSNSSSISNATGSGGESETSVASAQAQSAVYSGSAILCSVNSANNTRKLNLILSKSHQKRGERFAVGTNLQNKLPASSADCHLSPSAETNIRTTTTADPPRSPSCPPCPYSHLHLPRHWHRHRHRHRPRHRQQHHRHYHHRGCRCRCRCRDASQSASASPASMLLPYQINQRATLLQHSATATTTATTATISTTLPHVPGAAATKNVSLRAVPRIFKRKRDTVQTATTASPLTPQQHPTVAAATSTTTTRISRLEFILYTEVYQVEEDSVSPSDFSPQSNVGSDDPFWQNYGK